From Solanum stenotomum isolate F172 chromosome 2, ASM1918654v1, whole genome shotgun sequence:
NNNNNNNNNNNNNNNNNNNNNNNNNNNNNNNNNNNNNNNNNNNNNNNNNNNNNNNNNNNNNNNNNNNNNNNNNNNNNNNNNNNNNNNNNNNNNNNNNNNNNNNNNNNNNNNNNNNNNNNNNNNNNNNNNNNNNNNNNNNNNNNNNNNNNNNNNNNNNNNNNNNNNNNNNNNNNNNNNNNNNNNNNNNNNNNNNNNNNNNNNNNNNNNNNNNNNNNNNNNNNNNNNNNNNNNNNNNNNNNNNNNNNNNNNNNNNNNNNNNNNNNNNNNNNNNNNNNNNNNNNNNNNNNNNNNNNNNNNNNNNNNNNNNNNNNNNNNNNNNNNNNNNNNNNNNNNNNNNNNNNNNNNNNNNNNNNNNNNNNNNNNNNNNNNNNNNNNNNNNNNNNNNNNNNNNNNNNNNNNNNNNNNNNNNNNNNNNNNNNNNNNNNNNNNNNNNNNNNNNNNNNNNNNNNNNNNNNNNNNNNNNNNNNNNNNNNNNNNNNNNNNNNNNNNNNNNNNNNNNNNNNNNNNNNNNNNNNNNNNNNNNNNNNNNNNNNNNNNNNNNNNNNNNNNNNNNNNNNNNNNNNNNNNNNNNNNNNNNNNNNNNNNNNNNNNNNNNNNNNNNNNNNNNNNNNNNNNNNNNNNNNNNNNNNNNNNNNNNNNNNNNNNNNNNNNNNNNNNNNNNNNNNNNNNNNNNNNNNNNNNNNNNNNNNNNNNNNNNNNNNNNNNNNNNNNNNNNNNNNNNNNNNNNNNNNNNNNNNNNNNNNNNNNNNNNNNNNNNNNNNNNNNNNNNNNNNNNNNNNNNNNNNNNNNNNNNNNNNNNNNNNNNNNNNNNNNNNNNNNNNNNNNNNNNNNNNNNNNNNNNNNNNNNNNNNNNNNNNNNNNNNNNNNNNNNNNNNNNNNNNNNNNNNNNNNNNNNNNNNNNNNNNNNNNNNNNNNNNNNNNNNNNNNNNNNNNNNNNNNNNNNNNNNNNNNNNNNNNNNNNNNNNNNNNNNNNNNNNNNNNNNNNNNNNNNNNNNNNNNNNNNNNNNNNNNNNNNNNNNNNNNNNNNNNNNNNNNNNNNNNNNNNNNNNNNNNNNNNNNNNNNNNNNNNNNNNNNNNNNNNNNNNNNNNNNNNNNNNNNNNNNNNNNNNNNNNNNNNNNNNNNNNNNNNNNNNNNNNNNNNNNNNNNNNNNNNNNNNNNNNNNNNNNNNNNNNNNNNNNNNNNNNNNNNNNNNNNNNNNNNNNNNNNNNNNNNNNNNNNNNNNNNNNNNNNNNNNNNNNNNNNNNNNNNNNNNNNNNNNNNNNNNNNNNNNNNNNNNNNNNNNNNNNNNNNNNNNNNNNNNNNNNNNNNNNNNNNNNNNNNNNNNNNNNNNNNNNNNNNNNNNNNNNNNNNNNNNNNNNNNNNNNNNNNNNNNNNNNNNNNNNNNNNNNNNNNNNNNNNNNNNNNNNNNNNNNNNNNNNNNNNNNNNNNNNNNNNNNNNNNNNNNNNNNNNNNNNNNNNNNNNNNNNNNNNNNNNNNNNNNNNNNNNNNNNNNNNNNNNNNNNNNNNNNNNNNNNNNNNNNNNNNNNNNNNNNNNNNNNNNNNNNNNNNNNNNNNNNNNNNNNNNNNNNNNNNNNNNNNNNNNNNNNNNNNNNNNNNNNNNNNNNNNNNNNNNNNNNNNNNNNNNNNNNNNNNNNNNNNNNNNNNNNNNNNNNNNNNNNNNNNNNNNNNNNNNNNNNNNNNNNNNNNNNNNNNNNNNNNNNNNNNNNNNNNNNNNNNNNNNNNNNNNNNNNNNNNNNNNNNNNNNNNNNNNNNNNNNNNNNNNNNNNNNNNNNNNNNNNNNNNNNNNNNNNNNNNNNNNNNNNNNNNNNNNNNNNNNNNNNNNNNNNNNNNNNNNNNNNNNNNNNNNNNNNNNNNNNNNNNNNNNNNNNNNNNNNNNNNNNNNNNNNNNNNNNNNNNNNNNNNNNNNNNNNNNNNNNNNNNNNNNNNNNNNNNNNNNNNNNNNNNNNNNNNNNNNNNNNNNNNNNNNNNNNNNNNNNNNNNNNNNNNNNNNNNNNNNNNNNNNNNNNNNNNNNNNNNNNNNNNNNNNNNNNNNNNNNNNNNNNNNNNNNNNNNNNNNNNNNNNNNNNNNNNNNNNNNNNNNNNNNNNNNNNNNNNNNNNNNNNNNNNNNNNNNNNNNNNNNNNNNNNNNNNNNNNNNNNNNNNNNNNNNNNNNNNNNNNNNNNNNNNNNNNNNNNNNNNNNNNNNNNNNNNNNNNNNNNNNNNNNNNNNNNNNNNNNNNNNNNNNNNNNNNNNNNNNNNNNNNNNNNNNNNNNNNNNNNNNNNNNNNNNNNNNNNNNNNNNNNNNNNNNNNNNNNNNNNNNNNNNNNNNNNNNNNNNNNNNNNNNNNNNNNNNNNNNNNNNNNNNNNNNNNNNNNNNNNNNNNNNNNNNNNNNNNNNNNNNNNNNNNNNNNNNNNNNNNNNNNNNNNNNNNNNNNNNNNNNNNNNNNNNNNNNNNNNNNNNNNNNNNNNNNNNNNNNNNNNNNNNNNNNNNNNNNNNNNNNNNNNNNNNNNNNNNNNNNNNNNNNNNNNNNNNNNNNNNNNNNNNNNNNNNNNNNNNNNNNNNNNNNNNNNNNNNNNNNNNNNNNNNNNNNNNNNNNNNNNNNNNNNNNNNNNNNNNNNNNNNNNNNNNNNNNNNNNNNNNNNNNNNNNNNNNNNNNNNNNNNNNNNNNNNNNNNNNNNNNNNNNNNNNNNNNNNNNNNNNNNNNNNNNNNNNNNNNNNNNNNNNNNNNNNNNNNNNNNNNNNNNNNNNNNNNNNNNNNNNNNNNNNNNNNNNNNNNNNNNNNNNNNNNNNNNNNNNNNNNNNNNNNNNNNNNNNNNNNNNNNNNNNNNNNNNNNNNNNNNNNNNNNNNNNNNNNNNNNNNNNNNNNNNNNNNNNNNNNNNNNNNNNNNNNNNNNNNNNNNNNNNNNNNNNNNNNNNNNNNNNNNNNNNNNNNNNNNNNNNNNNNNNNNNNNNNNNNNNNNNNNNNNNNNNNNNNNNNNNNNNNNNNNNNNNNNNNNNNNNNNNNNNNNNNNNNNNNNNNNNNNNNNNNNNNNNNNNNNNNNNNNNNNNNNNNNNNNNNNNNNNNNNNNNNNNNNNNNNNNNNNNNNNNNNNNNNNNNNNNNNNNNNNNNNNNNNNNNNNNNNNNNNNNNNNNNNNNNNNNNNNNNNNNNNNNNNNNNNNNNNNNNNNNNNNNNNNNNNNNNNNNNNNNNNNNNNNNNNNNNNNNNNNNNNNNNNNNNNNNNNNNNNNNNNNNNNNNNNNNNNNNNNNNNNNNNNNNNNNNNNNNNNNNNNNNNNNNNNNNNNNNNNNNNNNNNNNNNNNNNNNNNNNNNNNNNNNNNNNNNNNNNNNNNNNNNNNNNNNNNNNNNNNNNNNNNNNNNNNNNNNNNNNNNNNNNNNNNNNNNNNNNNNNNNNNNNNNNNNNNNNNNNNNNNNNNNNNNNNNNNNNNNNNNNNNNNNNNNNNNNNNNNNNNNNNNNNNNNNNNNNNNNNNNNNNNNNNNNNNNNNNNNNNNNNNNNNNNNNNNNNNNNNNNNNNNNNNNNNNNNNNNNNNNNNNNNNNNNNNNNNNNNNNNNNNNNNNNNNNNNNNNNNNNNNNNNNNNNNNNNNNNNNNNNNNNNNNNNNNNNNNNNNNNNNNNNNNNNNNNNNNNNNNNNNNNNNNNNNNNNNNNNNNNNNNNNNNNNNNNNNNNNNNNNNNNNNNNNNNNNNNNNNNNNNNNNNNNNNNNNNNNNNNNNNNNNNNNNNNNNNNNNNNNNNNNNNNNNNNNNNNNNNNNNNNNNNNNNNNNNNNNNNNNNNNNNNNNNNNNNNNNNNNNNNNNNNNNNNNNNNNNNNNNNNNNNNNNNNNNNNNNNNNNNNNNNNNNNNNNNNNNNNNNNNNNNNNNNNNNNNNNNNNNNNNNNNNNNNNNNNNNNNNNNNNNNNNNNNNNNNNNNNNNNNNNNNNNNNNNNNNNNNNNNNNNNNNNNNNNNNNNNNNNNNNNNNNNNNNNNNNNNNNNNNNNNNNNNNNNNNNNNNNNNNNNNNNNNNNNNNNNNNNNNNNNNNNNNNNNNNNNNNNNNNNNNNNNNNNNNNNNNNNNNNNNNNNNNNNNNNNNNNNNNNNNNNNNNNNNNNNNNNNNNNNNNNNNNNNNNNNNNNNNNNNNNNNNNNNNNNNNNNNNNNNNNNNNNNNNNNNNNNNNNNNNNNNNNNNNNNNNNNNNNNNNNNNNNNNNNNNNNNNNNNNNNNNNNNNNNNNNNNNNNNNNNNNNNNNNNNNNNNNNNNNNNNNNNNNNNNNNNNNNNNNNNNNNNNNNNNNNNNNNNNNNNNNNNNNNNNNNNNNNNNNNNNNNNNNNNNNNNNNNNNNNNNNNNNNNNNNNNNNNNNNNNNNNNNNNNNNNNNNNNNNNNNNNNNNNNNNNNNNNNNNNNNNNNNNNNNNNNNNNNNNNNNNNNNNNNNNNNNNNNNNNNNNNNNNNNNNNNNNNNNNNNNNNNNNNNNNNNNNNNNNNNNNNNNNNNNNNNNNNNNNNNNNNNNNNNNNNNNNNNNNNNNNNNNNNNNNNNNNNNNNNNNNNNNNNNNNNNNNNNNNNNNNNNNNNNNNNNNNNNNNNNNNNNNNNNNNNNNNNNNNNNNNNNNNNNNNNNNNNNNNNNNNNNNNNNNNNNNNNNNNNNNNNNNNNNNNNNNNNNNNNNNNNNNNNNNNNNNNNNNNNNNNNNNNNNNNNNNNNNNNNNNNNNNNNNNNNNNNNNNNNNNNNNNNNNNNNNNNNNNNNNNNNNNNNNNNNNNNNNNNNNNNNNNNNNNNNNNNNNNNNNNNNNNNNNNNNNNNNNNNNNNNNNNNNNNNNNNNNNNNNNNNNNNNNNNNNNNNNNNNNNNNNNNNNNNNNNNNNNNNNNNNNNNNNNNNNNNNNNNNNNNNNNNNNNNNNNNNNNNNNNNNNNNNNNNNNNNNNNNNNNNNNNNNNNNNNNNNNNNNNNNNNNNNNNNNNNNNNNNNNNNNNNNNNNNNNNNNNNNNNNNNNNNNNNNNNNNNNNNNNNNNNNNNNNNNNNNNNNNNNNNNNNNNNNNNNNNNNNNNNNNNNNNNNNNNNNNNNNNNNNNNNNNNNNNNNNNNNNNNNNNNNNNNNNNNNNNNNNNNNNNNNNNNNNNNNNNNNNNNNNNNNNNNNNNNNNNNNNNNNNNNNNNNNNNNNNNNNNNNNNNNNNNNNNNNNNNNNNNNNNNNNNNNNNNNNNNNNNNNNNNNNNNNNNNNNNNNNNNNNNNNNNNNNNNNNNNNNNNNNNNNNNNNNNNNNNNNNNNNNNNNNNNNNNNNNNNNNNNNNNNNNNNNNNNNNNNNNNNNNNNNNNNNNNNNNNNNNNNNNNNNNNNNNNNNNNNNNNNNNNNNNNNNNNNNNNNNNNNNNNNNNNNNNNNNNNNNNNNNNNNNNNNNNNNNNNNNNNNNNNNNNNNNNNNNNNNNNNNNNNNNNNNNNNNNNNNNNNNNNNNNNNNNNNNNNNNNNNNNNNNNNNNNNNNNNNNNNNNNNNNNNNNNNNNNNNNNNNNNNNNNNNNNNNNNNNNNNNNNNNNNNNNNNNNNNNNNNNNNNNNNNNNNNNNNNNNNNNNNNNNNNNNNNNNNNNNNNNNNNNNNNNNNNNNNNNNNNNNNNNNNNNNNNNNNNNNNNNNNNNNNNNNNNNNNNNNNNNNNNNNNNNNNNNNNNNNNNNNNNNNNNNNNNNNNNNNNNNNNNNNNNNNNNNNNNNNNNNNNNNNNNNNNNNNNNNNNNNNNNNNNNNNNNNNNNNNNNNNNNNNNNNNNNNNNNNNNNNNNNNNNNNNNNNNNNNNNNNNNNNNNNNNNNNNNNNNNNNNNNNNNNNNNNNNNNNNNNNNNNNNNNNNNNNNNNNNNNNNNNNNNNNNNNNNNNNNNNNNNNNNNNNNNNNNNNNNNNNNNNNNNNNNNNNNNNNNNNNNNNNNNNNNNNNNNNNNNNNNNNNNNNNNNNNNNNNNNNNNNNNNNNNNNNNNNNNNNNNNNNNNNNNNNNNNNNNNNNNNNNNNNNNNNNNNNNNNNNNNNNNNNNNNNNNNNNNNNNNNNNNNNNNNNNNNNNNNNNNNNNNNNNNNNNNNNNNNNNNNNNNNNNNNNNNNNNNNNNNNNNNNNNNNNNNNNNNNNNNNNNNNNNNNNNNNNNNNNNNNNNNNNNNNNNNNNNNNNNNNNNNNNNNNNNNNNNNNNNNNNNNNNNNNNNNNNNNNNNNNNNNNNNNNNNNNNNNNNNNNNNNNNNNNNNNNNNNNNNNNNNNNNNNNNNNNNNNNNNNNNNNNNNNNNNNNNNNNNNNNNNNNNNNNNNNNNNNNNNNNNNNNNNNNNNNNNNNNNNNNNNNNNNNNNNNNNNNNNNNNNNNNNNNNNNNNNNNNNNNNNNNNNNNNNNNNNNNNNNNNNNNNNNNNNNNNNNNNNNNNNNNNNNNNNNNNNNNNNNNNNNNNNNNNNNNNNNNNNNNNNNNNNNNNNNNNNNNNNNNNNNNNNNNNNNNNNNNNNNNNNNNNNNNNNNNNNNNNNNNNNNNNNNNNNNNNNNNNNNNNNNNNNNNNNNNNNNNNNNNNNNNNNNNNNNNNNNNNNNNNNNNNNNNNNNNNNNNNNNNNNNNNNNNNNNNNNNNNNNNNNNNNNNNNNNNNNNNNNNNNNNNNNNNNNNNNNNNNNNNNNNNNNNNNNNNNNNNNNNNNNNNNNNNNNNNNNNNNNNNNNNNNNNNNNNNNNNNNNNNNNNNNNNNNNNNNNNNNNNNNNNNNNNNNNNNNNNNNNNNNNNNNNNNNNNNNNNNNNNNNNNNNNNNNNNNNNNNNNNNNNNNNNNNNNNNNNNNNNNNNNNNNNNNNNNNNNNNNNNNNNNNNNNNNNNNNNNNNNNNNNNNNNNNNNNNNNNNNNNNNNNNNNNNNNNNNNNNNNNNNNNNNNNNNNNNNNNNNNNNNNNNNNNNNNNNNNNNNNNNNNNNNNNNNNNNNNNNNNNNNNNNNNNNNNNNNNNNNNNNNNNNNNNNNNNNNNNNNNNNNNNNNNNNNNNNNNNNNNNNNNNNNNNNNNNNNNNNNNNNNNNNNNNNNNNNNNNNNNNNNNNNNNNNNNNNNNNNNNNNNNNNNNNNNNNNNNNNNNNNNNNNNNNNNNNNNNNNNNNNNNNNNNNNNNNNNNNNNNNNNNNNNNNNNNNNNNNNNNNNNNNNNNNNNNNNNNNNNNNNNNNNNNNNNNNNNNNNNNNNNNNNNNNNNNNNNNNNNNNNNNNNNNNNNNNNNNNNNNNNNNNNNNNNNNNNNNNNNNNNNNNNNNNNNNNNNNNNNNNNNNNNNNNNNNNNNNNNNNNNNNNNNNNNNNNNNNNNNNNNNNNNNNNNNNNNNNNNNNNNNNNNNNNNNNNNNNNNNNNNNNNNNNNNNNNNNNNNNNNNNNNNNNNNNNNNNNNNNNNNNNNNNNNNNNNNNNNNNNNNNNNNNNNNNNNNNNNNNNNNNNNNNNNNNNNNNNNNNNNNNNNNNNNNNNNNNNNNNNNNNNNNNNNNNNNNNNNNNNNNNNNNNNNNNNNNNNNNNNNNNNNNNNNNNNNNNNNNNNNNNNNNNNNNNNNNNNNNNNNNNNNNNNNNNNNNNNNNNNNNNNNNNNNNNNNNNNNNNNNNNNNNNNNNNNNNNNNNNNNNNNNNNNNNNNNNNNNNNNNNNNNNNNNNNNNNNNNNNNNNNNNNNNNNNNNNNNNNNNNNNNNNNNNNNNNNNNNNNNNNNNNNNNNNNNNNNNNNNNNNNNNNNNNNNNNNNNNNNNNNNNNNNNNNNNNNNNNNNNNNNNNNNNNNNNNNNNNNNNNNNNNNNNNNNNNNNNNNNNNNNNNNNNNNNNNNNNNNNNNNNNNNNNNNNNNNNNNNNNNNNNNNNNNNNNNNNNNNNNNNNNNNNNNNNNNNNNNNNNNNNNNNNNNNNNNNNNNNNNNNNNNNNNNNNNNNNNNNNNNNNNNNNNNNNNNNNNNNNNNNNNNNNNNNNNNNNNNNNNNNNNNNNNNNNNNNNNNNNNNNNNNNNNNNNNNNNNNNNNNNNNNNNNNNNNNNNNNNNNNNNNNNNNNNNNNNNNNNNNNNNNNNNNNNNNNNNNNNNNNNNNNNNNNNNNNNNNNNNNNNNNNNNNNNNNNNNNNNNNNNNNNNNNNNNNNNNNNNNNNNNNNNNNNNNNNNNNNNNNNNNNNNNNNNNNNNNNNNNNNNNNNNNNNNNNNNNNNNNNNNNNNNNNNNNNNNNNNNNNNNNNNNNNNNNNNNNNNNNNNNNNNNNNNNNNNNNNNNNNNNNNNNNNNNNNNNNNNNNNNNNNNNNNNNNNNNNNNNNNNNNNNNNNNNNNNNNNNNNNNNNNNNNNNNNNNNNNNNNNNNNNNNNNNNNNNNNNNNNNNNNNNNNNNNNNNNNNNNNNNNNNNNNNNNNNNNNNNNNNNNNNNNNNNNNNNNNNNNNNNNNNNNNNNNNNNNNNNNNNNNNNNNNNNNNNNNNNNNNNNNNNNNNNNNNNNNNNNNNNNNNNNNNNNNNNNNNNNNNNNNNNNNNNNNNNNNNNNNNNNNNNNNNNNNNNNNNNNNNNNNNNNNNNNNNNNNNNNNNNNNNNNNNNNNNNNNNNNNNNNNNNNNNNNNNNNNNNNNNNNNNNNNNNNNNNNNNNNNNNNNNNNNNNNNNNNNNNNNNNNNNNNNNNNNNNNNNNNNNNNNNNNNNNNNNNNNNNNNNNNNNNNNNNNNNNNNNNNNNNNNNNNNNNNNNNNNNNNNNNNNNNNNNNNNNNNNNNNNNNNNNNNNNNNNNNNNNNNNNNNNNNNNNNNNNNNNNNNNNNNNNNNNNNNNNNNNNNNNNNNNNNNNNNNNNNNNNNNNNNNNNNNNNNNNNNNNNNNNNNNNNNNNNNNNNNNNNNNNNNNNNNNNNNNNNNNNNNNNNNNNNNNNNNNNNNNNNNNNNNNNNNNNNNNNNNNNNNNNNNNNNNNNNNNNNNNNNNNNNNNNNNNNNNNNNNNNNNNNNNNNNNNNNNNNNNNNNNNNNNNNNNNNNNNNNNNNNNNNNNNNNNNNNNNNNNNNNNNNNNNNNNNNNNNNNNNNNNNNNNNNNNNNNNNNNNNNNNNNNNNNNNNNNNNNNNNNNNNNNNNNNNNNNNNNNNNNNNNNNNNNNNNNNNNNNNNNNNNNNNNNNNNNNNNNNNNNNNNNNNNNNNNNNNNNNNNNNNNNNNNNNNNNNNNNNNNNNNNNNNNNNNNNNNNNNNNNNNNNNNNNNNNgaccaaggtgcggggtgaaattctctagatgccggaccaaggatttagagatacctaacttatcactttgcatgtaatacactagaaaaggattgctattactaggattactgcgttatgagattatggggaacacgtataccctagttatttctcttatcttgataacaaccaaagttgagtttaattattgattacaatattacttattactatttgttttacacaagcacaaacccccctttttattacctgtttctggaaataatttgactaatcgaatatagttgtcggttaaaagtaaagtctaaaccattttcctcgtgggatcgatcccaacctacaagttgggttctttacttgataacgatcgcttatgcttctgaaaggaggtgtaatttgagcgtatcaacaTCCGAAAGAGCATTAAACTTCATAGGCagatatggcgtcacaaaagacaaggtagcaccgggatcaagtaaagcataaacatcaagttgaaagactttcaacatagcGGTAACTAGATCAagagaaccctcttgttcaccacgAGTCTAAAGTGCATAGAATCGGTTTTGCTTGGGAGCATTGGAACCCAAACCactaggaggagcttgcttACCCTTTCTTCCTTTAACCGTAAGCATTGGGAAATCCCTCCTCTTatgaccactcttaccacagCCGTAGAAACCATCCGTGCAGGCTAAGCACTTACCCTCGTGCTTCCttccacacctagcacaagtagacatgggcaatgaagatccactaccattccCTCATTGaagcttagggttagacaccctatctttgttgaacttaggaggagcgttggaggaaccttgaccgaaAAACCTTTGTCGAAATATAGAACGACCATGCCCATTAGaccttgcatgagagaaattaccatcaccaATTTTAGCCCTCTTTGCCTCCCTAGACCTTTCCTTAAGTTTATCCTCTTCGATCTGTTGAGTATGAACCATAAGAtgagaaatgtccatgtcatTAACAAGCATG
This genomic window contains:
- the LOC125855903 gene encoding uncharacterized protein LOC125855903 encodes the protein MVVKECRTAMLVNDMDISHLMVHTQQIEEDKLKERSREAKRAKIGDGNFSHARSNGHGRSIFRQRCGRKHEGKCLACTDGFYGCGKSGHKRRDFPMLTVKGRKGKQAPPSGLGSNAPKQNRFYAL